The proteins below come from a single Chrysoperla carnea chromosome 1, inChrCarn1.1, whole genome shotgun sequence genomic window:
- the LOC123297835 gene encoding uncharacterized protein LOC123297835, translating to MAEILEVTNVPEYDNVITGLEYHNHQAYNSSKFESSDESRICIQSQDLYTLPSESVLNIEGQVTDDDDTNVASFISNAISFMFHEIRYEIGGKVIDVINNVGIVSTIKNYLSLNENQSKALENAGFGENFKKNAAGYFNVRIPLKMYMGFFEDYPKILVNMKQEIVIVRANDDINCFTSTVATSKPKIKINKLEWCVPYVKVSDKMRVELYNLVNQNDDLRLWFRSMECLLIPELPLTDRHVWSVKTSVECPNYAVICFQTNRDRNILKDSSQFDHCNITNLKVYLNGEAYPYVNLNLNYTNNQTALLYEMYCNFQKSYYRRSITEPLLDKETFINKSPLFVIDCSKHPESLKSTTVDLRVEFEASVNFPAKTRAYCIVFHDRLFKYNPLTNIVNRVV from the coding sequence atggCAGAAATACTAGAAGTGACCAATGTACCTGAGTACGATAATGTTATTACAGGATTAGAGTATCACAACCACCAAGCTTATAATTCATCGAAATTTGAATCAAGCGATGAGAGTAGAATTTGCATTCAATCACAAGACTTGTACACATTACCAAGtgaaagtgttttaaatatcGAAGGTCAAGTGactgatgatgatgatacaaATGTAGCCAGCTTCATATCGAATGCTATATCATTTATGTTTCATGAAATTCGTTATGAAATTGGTGGTAAGGTAATTGATGTGATTAATAACGTAGGCATCGTTAGcactataaaaaactatctatccCTAAACGAAAATCAAAGTAAAGCTTTAGAGAATGCTGGCtttggtgaaaattttaaaaagaatgctGCTGGTTACTTCAATGTTCGTATTCCGTTGAAAATGTATATGGgtttttttgaagattatccTAAAATTCTCGTAAACATGAAACAAGAAATCGTTATTGTTCGTGcaaatgatgatattaattgttttacctCAACTGTCGCAACAAGcaaacctaaaattaaaatcaacaaattagaATGGTGTGTTCCATACGTTAAAGTGTCTGATAAAATGCGAGTCGAATTATACAACTTAGTcaatcaaaatgatgatttgagGTTATGGTTTCGATCAATGGAATGTCTACTTATACCAGAACTACCATTAACTGATAGACATGTGTGGAGTGTTAAAACTAGTGTAGAATGTCCTAACTACGCTGTTATCTGTTTCCAAACAAATCGTGACCGCAACATTTTAAAAGATTCCAGTCAGTTCGACCATTGTaacataacaaatttgaaagtcTATTTAAATGGTGAAGCCTACCCATATGTGAATTTGAAtctaaattacacaaataatcAAACAGCGTTACTGTATGAAATGTattgcaattttcaaaaatcgtactATAGACGCTCTATAACAGAACCATTGCTAGATAAagaaacgtttataaataaatcacctCTATTTGTCATTGACTGTTCGAAGCACCCAGAGTCACTTAAATCTACAACAGTGGACTTGCGCGTTGAGTTTGAAGCTAGTGTTAATTTCCCAGCTAAAACGCGTGCGTATTGTATAGTGTTCCAtgatcgattatttaaatacaatccaCTCACGAATATTGTGAATAGAGTGGTTTAA